One Streptomyces sp. CNQ-509 DNA window includes the following coding sequences:
- a CDS encoding alkaline phosphatase family protein produces the protein MTPPKRLVVVDVVGLTPRLLDHMPNLRALADAGSKSALTPPLPAVTCTVQSTILTGAPPAEHGIVANGWYFRELGEVFLWRQHNALVGGDKLWEAARRAYPGYTVANVGWWYAMGMDTDYIVTPRPIYYADGRKEPDCYTRPPELHDELTAAFGTFPLFNYWGPTASIVSSQWIIDASRHILDAYSPDLTLVYLPHLDYDLQRYGPDDPRSHAAARELDDALAPLLADARAADAETVVLSEYGITQATTPVDVNRALRKAGLLEVYTQDGMEYLDPWASRAFAVSDHQIAHVYVRDPADVEATREILTKLPGVADVLSDSGKKAHGLDHPRAGELVAVAEPDAWFTYYYWLDDARAPDFAQLVEIHRKPGYDPAELFMDPTDPYVRLRAVSAIARKKAGMRYRLAVVPLDPAPVRGTHGRLPDDERDGPVLLTTRPGATSGPVPATDVKSLLLSLAGLD, from the coding sequence ATGACGCCCCCGAAGCGGCTGGTCGTCGTCGACGTCGTCGGCCTCACGCCGCGCCTCCTCGACCACATGCCGAACCTGCGCGCGCTGGCCGACGCCGGCTCGAAGAGCGCGCTGACGCCGCCGCTGCCGGCCGTCACCTGCACCGTGCAGTCGACGATCCTCACCGGCGCGCCGCCGGCGGAGCACGGGATCGTCGCCAACGGCTGGTACTTCCGCGAGCTGGGCGAGGTCTTCCTGTGGCGCCAGCACAACGCGCTCGTCGGCGGCGACAAGCTGTGGGAGGCCGCCCGGCGCGCGTACCCCGGCTACACCGTGGCCAACGTCGGCTGGTGGTACGCGATGGGCATGGACACCGACTACATCGTCACCCCGCGCCCCATCTACTACGCCGACGGCCGCAAGGAGCCCGACTGCTACACCCGGCCGCCGGAGCTGCACGACGAACTGACCGCCGCCTTCGGCACGTTCCCCCTCTTCAACTACTGGGGCCCGACGGCGAGCATCGTCTCCTCGCAGTGGATCATCGACGCCTCGCGGCACATCCTCGACGCGTACAGCCCCGACCTCACCCTCGTCTACCTCCCGCACCTCGACTACGACCTCCAGCGCTACGGCCCCGACGACCCGCGCTCGCACGCCGCCGCGCGCGAGCTGGACGACGCGCTGGCGCCGCTGCTGGCGGACGCCAGGGCGGCGGACGCGGAGACCGTGGTGCTCTCGGAGTACGGCATCACGCAGGCGACCACGCCCGTGGACGTCAACCGCGCACTGCGCAAGGCCGGGCTGCTGGAGGTCTACACCCAGGACGGGATGGAGTACCTGGACCCGTGGGCGTCGCGCGCCTTCGCGGTCTCCGACCACCAGATCGCGCACGTCTACGTCCGCGACCCGGCCGACGTCGAGGCCACCCGGGAGATCCTCACCAAGCTGCCCGGCGTCGCCGACGTGCTCTCCGACTCCGGCAAGAAGGCCCACGGCCTGGACCACCCGCGCGCCGGCGAACTGGTCGCGGTGGCGGAGCCGGACGCCTGGTTCACGTACTACTACTGGCTCGACGACGCCCGTGCCCCGGACTTCGCCCAGCTCGTCGAGATCCACCGCAAGCCCGGCTACGACCCCGCCGAGCTCTTCATGGACCCCACCGACCCGTACGTACGTCTGCGGGCCGTCTCCGCGATCGCCCGCAAGAAGGCCGGGATGCGCTACCGCCTGGCCGTCGTCCCACTCGACCCCGCCCCGGTACGCGGCACCCACGGCCGCCTCCCGGACGACGAGCGCGACGGCCCCGTGCTGCTCACCACCCGGCCGGGGGCGACCTCGGGACCCGTACCGGCGACCGACGTGAAGTCGCTGCTGCTGTCGCTCGCCGGTCTCGACTAG
- a CDS encoding pentapeptide repeat-containing protein has product MTATNPAAPPNYLHCGRGADPGGEDPVGCRGRRVRRLRSDAGEHESVWYDACLAHLTDADRDAYLNTLSPGSELQHPGTTFDTTLLGRLLAAVRDPATGQPRLGAVDFSGATFQGHAEFREAIFQSYALFGGTAFRGRVLFSRATFQSVALFRGATFQKHAGFDGATFQNETVFDNAIFQSHAMFGHTVFQSGTGFRTATFEGYAEFAGAVFQRNITFDRTTFEDDARFERGTFEDEAGFHGATFRRRAWFLRVTFQGSAWFQGTVFQGDIVFHGATFQDDARFKGVTFQSNARFSHVTFQGDVRFNGATVQGDTWFNGTAFERAPRIGPFVCWGTVDLSAAVFDAAVIIEVAAGGLDFQRTRWASTAGLRLRHATVDLSDAVMEYPVSVTAHAAPFPRERDDAAADESGIEPAAVRMLSLRGVDAAHLSLTDVDLSGCRFAGTVHLDQLRLYGRCPLPRAPGGWHRRGLLPVRFTARQTLAEEQYWRAARADAAAGWMPPPDGSAPLEPAALVPLYRELRKTLEDAKDEPGAADFYYGEMEMRRHDPRTPAAERFLLRLYWALSGYGLRASRALGWLLVAMFTTVVLMMLWGLPKESPKPVSTGTVDGRSGRGRASPR; this is encoded by the coding sequence ATGACCGCCACCAACCCGGCTGCCCCACCCAACTATCTGCACTGCGGTCGTGGTGCCGACCCCGGCGGCGAGGACCCGGTGGGGTGCCGGGGGCGTCGCGTGCGACGGTTGCGTTCCGACGCCGGCGAGCACGAGTCGGTCTGGTACGACGCGTGCCTGGCCCACCTGACCGACGCCGACCGCGACGCCTACCTGAACACCCTCAGCCCCGGAAGCGAACTCCAGCATCCCGGCACGACCTTCGACACTACTCTCCTGGGCCGCTTGCTGGCTGCCGTACGCGACCCCGCCACCGGCCAACCGCGGCTTGGCGCGGTCGACTTCAGCGGGGCGACCTTCCAGGGCCACGCCGAATTCCGCGAGGCTATCTTCCAGAGCTACGCCTTGTTCGGCGGCACGGCCTTCCGGGGCCGAGTCCTGTTCAGCAGGGCGACCTTTCAGAGCGTCGCCCTATTTCGCGGGGCGACCTTCCAGAAGCACGCTGGGTTCGACGGGGCGACGTTCCAGAACGAGACCGTGTTTGACAACGCGATCTTCCAGAGCCACGCCATGTTCGGCCACACGGTCTTCCAGAGCGGCACCGGGTTCCGCACCGCAACCTTCGAGGGTTACGCCGAGTTCGCGGGCGCGGTCTTCCAGCGCAACATCACGTTCGACAGGACAACCTTCGAGGACGACGCCCGGTTCGAGCGTGGGACCTTCGAGGACGAGGCCGGTTTCCACGGTGCGACTTTCCGGCGCCGCGCCTGGTTCCTCAGGGTGACTTTCCAGGGCTCCGCCTGGTTCCAGGGCACGGTCTTCCAGGGCGACATCGTGTTTCACGGGGCGACTTTCCAGGATGACGCACGGTTCAAGGGCGTGACTTTCCAGAGCAACGCCCGGTTCAGCCATGTGACTTTCCAGGGCGACGTCCGGTTCAACGGTGCGACTGTCCAAGGTGACACCTGGTTCAACGGCACGGCCTTCGAGCGTGCACCGCGGATCGGCCCGTTCGTCTGCTGGGGGACGGTGGACTTGTCGGCTGCGGTCTTCGACGCCGCCGTCATCATCGAGGTGGCGGCGGGCGGCCTGGACTTCCAGCGGACGCGCTGGGCTTCGACCGCCGGTTTGCGGCTTCGGCACGCGACGGTGGATCTCAGCGACGCGGTGATGGAGTACCCGGTGAGCGTGACCGCCCATGCCGCCCCGTTCCCACGGGAGCGGGACGATGCGGCAGCCGATGAGTCCGGAATCGAGCCCGCCGCGGTGCGCATGCTGTCCCTGCGGGGAGTGGACGCGGCGCACCTGTCGCTCACCGATGTCGACCTGAGCGGCTGCCGCTTCGCCGGCACCGTCCACCTCGACCAGCTCCGCTTGTACGGGCGCTGCCCGCTGCCGCGGGCGCCGGGCGGCTGGCATCGCCGCGGGCTGCTGCCGGTGCGCTTCACAGCGCGGCAGACCCTGGCCGAAGAGCAGTACTGGCGCGCCGCGCGCGCCGACGCGGCAGCGGGATGGATGCCGCCGCCTGACGGCAGTGCTCCGCTGGAGCCGGCCGCGCTGGTGCCGCTCTACCGGGAGCTGCGGAAGACACTGGAAGACGCCAAGGACGAGCCGGGCGCGGCGGACTTCTACTACGGCGAGATGGAGATGCGCCGCCACGACCCGCGCACCCCGGCCGCCGAGCGGTTCCTGCTGCGGCTGTACTGGGCGCTGTCCGGCTACGGGCTACGCGCCTCCAGGGCGCTGGGCTGGCTGCTGGTGGCGATGTTCACGACCGTCGTGCTGATGATGCTGTGGGGGCTGCCGAAGGAGTCGCCCAAGCCGGTCAGCACCGGCACCGTCGACGGCCGCTCCGGTAGGGGCCGTGCCAGCCCGCGCTGA
- a CDS encoding IS5 family transposase: MTDAEWAVVRSLLPVPAWMNGKGGRPEGYCHRQMIDAIRYLVDNGIKWRAMPADFPAWDRVYAFFRRWRDHRLITEFHDRLRARVRESEGREREPTAAIIDSQSVKAAASVPARSRGFDGGKKINGRKRHLIVDCLGLLLMVLVTPADVTDRDAACGMLPRLLARHRKIRLVWADGGYAGRLVDWARNRLRLTLEIVKRSDDTRGFVVLPRRWCVERTLGWLMRSRRLTRDYETRPATSEAVVHWSMAMLMGRRIARHRT, translated from the coding sequence ATGACCGACGCGGAGTGGGCGGTGGTCCGCAGCCTGCTACCGGTGCCGGCGTGGATGAACGGCAAGGGCGGCCGGCCGGAGGGCTATTGCCACCGGCAGATGATCGACGCAATCCGGTATCTCGTGGACAACGGGATCAAGTGGCGGGCGATGCCCGCGGACTTTCCCGCCTGGGACCGCGTCTACGCGTTCTTCCGCCGCTGGCGCGACCATCGCCTGATCACCGAGTTCCACGACCGACTGCGCGCCCGGGTTCGCGAAAGCGAGGGGCGGGAGAGGGAACCGACGGCCGCGATCATCGACTCGCAGTCGGTCAAGGCAGCCGCGTCCGTCCCGGCACGCTCACGGGGCTTCGACGGGGGCAAGAAGATCAACGGCCGCAAGCGGCACCTGATCGTGGACTGCCTTGGTCTGCTGCTGATGGTGCTGGTCACCCCGGCCGACGTCACGGACCGGGACGCCGCCTGCGGCATGCTGCCCCGCCTGCTGGCCCGTCACCGCAAGATCCGGCTCGTGTGGGCCGATGGCGGCTACGCAGGCCGCCTCGTCGACTGGGCCAGGAACAGACTGCGCCTCACCCTGGAGATCGTCAAACGCAGCGACGACACCCGTGGCTTCGTCGTACTGCCCCGACGCTGGTGCGTGGAGCGCACCCTGGGCTGGCTGATGCGCTCCCGCCGCCTGACCCGCGACTACGAGACGCGCCCCGCCACCAGCGAAGCCGTGGTGCACTGGTCGATGGCCATGCTCATGGGACGCCGCATCGCCCGCCACCGCACCTGA
- a CDS encoding DUF6461 domain-containing protein, whose amino-acid sequence MSSGLRWIATEYELGYTFTLCEGIEPRELLVRMGAKLEHIHELTSDAVAELQMWPEDGHLGDLDFLDWEDEALVARLTDAGFLSHPEVIVRAGAVSGWAYAIEDVSTRATAFLPALSRGTRAYTVFRSANGERQIGYARDGQVLAYYEPGMPHLGGVGAKEGVPGFVYSGQGLADVAFLRFLEREHGIYIVWEDTRAPLPTAAFAQASC is encoded by the coding sequence GTGTCGAGCGGGCTGCGGTGGATAGCGACCGAGTACGAGTTGGGCTACACCTTCACGCTGTGCGAGGGCATCGAGCCGCGTGAGTTGCTGGTGCGGATGGGGGCGAAGCTCGAGCACATTCACGAGCTGACCAGTGACGCGGTCGCCGAACTCCAGATGTGGCCGGAGGACGGGCACCTGGGCGACTTGGATTTTCTCGACTGGGAGGACGAGGCGCTGGTGGCGCGCCTGACGGATGCGGGATTCCTCTCCCATCCAGAGGTGATCGTCCGCGCCGGCGCGGTCTCCGGCTGGGCCTATGCCATCGAGGACGTCTCCACCCGCGCCACGGCGTTCCTGCCGGCGTTGTCGCGCGGCACGCGTGCGTACACGGTGTTCCGCAGCGCCAATGGCGAGCGCCAGATCGGCTACGCCCGTGATGGCCAGGTGCTGGCCTATTACGAACCGGGCATGCCGCATCTGGGAGGCGTGGGCGCAAAGGAGGGGGTGCCGGGCTTCGTCTACTCCGGCCAGGGGCTCGCCGACGTCGCCTTCCTGCGCTTCCTCGAGCGCGAGCACGGGATCTACATCGTCTGGGAGGACACTCGGGCCCCGCTGCCCACCGCGGCCTTCGCACAGGCCAGCTGCTGA
- a CDS encoding transposase — protein MRDRLDGLWRDEDFVDWYPRDGRPGLSPAQLATVCVLQFLLGLSDRQAAEAVRCRIDFKYALAMELDDPGFHHSVLTDFRDRLAEDDRADRLLDLALARLKEAGLVRERTTQRTDSTHVLAAVRDLTRLELVTEAVRAALEEVSATAPHLLDDLVDDDWAVRYGRPVRLGKNPTKPMTRILAAGNDAVRLLDHLYRHGAGRAHGPRVQALRQIMVQNYHQDAAGRLRWRTAEKEDGPGLPPSARAIVSPYDISARYARHGHIISWKGFTAHLTETCAPDTPNVITDVATTEATTHDSQVLPGIHTRLARRRLLPAEHLVDAGYTALPHLHQATWEHQVTVSGPLKSNPTRQHRQNEGFARDDFHIDYDKRQVICPRGQVSAGWHGPYRSGRRRCRC, from the coding sequence GTGCGTGACCGCCTCGATGGCCTGTGGCGTGACGAGGACTTCGTCGACTGGTACCCACGGGACGGACGTCCCGGCCTCTCGCCCGCCCAGCTGGCCACCGTCTGTGTGCTGCAGTTCCTGCTCGGCCTGTCGGACCGGCAGGCCGCCGAGGCGGTCCGCTGCCGCATCGACTTCAAGTACGCCCTCGCCATGGAACTGGACGACCCCGGCTTCCACCACAGCGTGCTGACCGACTTCCGCGACCGGCTGGCCGAAGACGACCGTGCGGACCGTCTCCTCGACCTTGCGCTGGCCCGCCTCAAGGAGGCCGGGCTGGTGCGCGAACGCACCACGCAGCGCACCGACTCCACCCACGTCCTGGCCGCGGTACGCGACCTGACCCGCCTGGAACTGGTCACTGAGGCCGTCCGGGCCGCCCTCGAAGAAGTTTCCGCTACCGCACCCCACCTGCTGGACGACCTGGTCGACGACGACTGGGCCGTGCGCTACGGCCGCCCGGTCCGCCTGGGCAAGAACCCCACCAAGCCCATGACCCGGATCCTCGCCGCCGGAAACGATGCCGTTCGCCTCCTGGACCACCTCTACCGGCACGGCGCGGGCCGCGCACACGGACCGCGCGTCCAGGCCCTGCGGCAGATCATGGTGCAGAACTACCATCAGGATGCCGCAGGGCGCCTGCGCTGGCGCACCGCCGAGAAGGAGGACGGGCCCGGACTGCCGCCCTCGGCCCGGGCGATCGTCTCGCCCTACGACATCTCGGCCCGCTACGCGCGCCACGGGCACATCATCAGCTGGAAGGGGTTCACCGCCCATCTGACCGAGACCTGCGCTCCTGACACCCCCAACGTGATCACGGACGTGGCCACCACGGAGGCCACCACCCACGACAGCCAGGTCCTGCCCGGCATCCACACCCGCCTGGCCCGACGCAGACTGCTGCCCGCCGAGCACCTGGTCGACGCCGGCTACACCGCCTTGCCCCACCTGCACCAGGCCACCTGGGAACACCAAGTCACCGTCTCCGGGCCACTGAAGAGCAACCCCACCCGTCAGCACCGCCAGAACGAGGGCTTCGCCCGGGACGACTTCCACATCGACTACGACAAGCGGCAGGTCATCTGCCCGAGAGGACAAGTCAGCGCGGGCTGGCACGGCCCCTACCGGAGCGGCCGTCGACGGTGCCGGTGCTGA
- a CDS encoding sugar phosphate isomerase/epimerase, with the protein MSTKNRDELDHAVNRRRFLGVAAGTTAAAIAGTAGATGAAAQPRGAGHGRPAVPRGNLGIQLYTLRDQIGTAGFAKVFDALERYGYDQVEYAGYTQGNGPLTLPQLRRLARDHGLRGIGSHVAYHVGDPAGYSFATSLEQVLDDAETLDLPYVGTWDGPFRYGTTVDGVKRASAEFNSYGAAARRRGLRFYQHNHGNEFGFCSDDPTVRIYDLMLSETDPDLVFMEMDIYWAYTGVHRFSVRPDGTPAPFDPLDYVTAAPRRFPLFHVKDGEHDAASQDGYHMTDVGDGDIDYQRFIGTVTGGRYRKYHNWLVERDDAVNPDTNPAGSLTTARRSATHLRHLRA; encoded by the coding sequence ATGTCCACCAAGAACAGAGACGAACTCGACCACGCAGTCAACAGACGCAGATTCCTCGGCGTCGCGGCCGGCACCACGGCGGCGGCCATCGCCGGCACCGCGGGCGCCACCGGCGCCGCCGCGCAGCCGCGGGGCGCCGGCCACGGCCGCCCGGCCGTCCCCCGGGGCAACCTGGGCATCCAGCTCTACACCCTCCGCGACCAGATCGGCACGGCCGGCTTCGCCAAGGTCTTCGACGCCCTGGAGCGGTACGGCTACGACCAGGTCGAGTACGCCGGCTACACCCAGGGCAACGGCCCCCTCACCCTGCCCCAGCTCCGCCGCCTGGCCCGCGACCACGGCCTGCGCGGCATCGGCAGCCACGTCGCGTACCACGTCGGCGACCCGGCGGGCTACTCCTTCGCCACCAGCCTGGAGCAGGTCCTCGACGACGCCGAGACCCTGGACCTGCCGTACGTCGGCACCTGGGACGGCCCGTTCCGCTACGGCACCACGGTCGACGGGGTCAAGCGCGCCTCGGCGGAGTTCAACTCCTACGGCGCGGCGGCCCGCCGCCGCGGCCTGCGGTTCTACCAGCACAACCACGGCAACGAGTTCGGCTTCTGCAGCGACGACCCGACGGTGCGCATCTACGACCTGATGCTGTCCGAGACGGACCCGGACCTGGTGTTCATGGAGATGGACATCTACTGGGCCTACACCGGCGTCCACCGCTTCAGCGTCCGCCCGGACGGCACCCCGGCGCCGTTCGACCCGCTGGACTACGTCACGGCCGCCCCGCGGCGCTTCCCGCTGTTCCACGTGAAGGACGGCGAGCACGACGCGGCCTCCCAGGACGGCTACCACATGACCGACGTGGGCGACGGGGACATCGACTACCAGCGCTTCATCGGCACGGTCACCGGCGGCCGGTACCGCAAGTACCACAACTGGCTCGTCGAACGCGACGACGCGGTGAACCCCGACACGAACCCGGCCGGCTCCCTCACCACAGCCCGCCGCTCCGCCACCCACCTCCGCCACCTCCGCGCCTGA